In Paenibacillus algicola, a genomic segment contains:
- a CDS encoding mandelate racemase/muconate lactonizing enzyme family protein — protein MANGKQITDIQTQYFHVPLSEQLGDARHGIHSHFELVTVTIVQQNGQQGVGYTYTGGIGGRAICHMIEHDLKPCLLGKEASCIEKLWEDMVWKIHYVGRGGIASFAISAIDIALWDLRGRSFDEPLWKLLGGNASSTKAYAGGIDLNFSEEKLLRNVQGYLDKGFHAVKIKLGQERLAEDIERVAAVRELIGPECVFMVDANMKWTVETAVKAARLMQPYNIYWLEEPTIPDDYDGFRRIGSEGGLPLAAGENFHTVYEFVNMITRGQIDFPQPDASNIGGITGWLKVANLAYAYNLPVCTHGMQELHVSLMAAMPNASYLEVHSFPIDQYTKRPLVIRDGRAIAPDKPGTGVEFDWELLKPYQETF, from the coding sequence ATGGCTAATGGAAAACAGATTACTGATATTCAAACACAATATTTTCATGTTCCCTTATCGGAACAGCTCGGCGATGCCAGACACGGCATTCATTCACATTTTGAACTGGTAACGGTCACGATTGTTCAGCAGAACGGTCAGCAGGGGGTTGGCTACACGTACACGGGCGGGATTGGCGGCCGGGCAATCTGTCATATGATTGAGCATGATCTGAAGCCTTGTCTGCTGGGAAAGGAAGCCAGCTGTATCGAGAAGCTGTGGGAGGATATGGTCTGGAAGATTCATTATGTGGGCCGGGGTGGAATCGCTTCCTTTGCAATTTCGGCGATTGACATTGCCCTTTGGGATCTGCGGGGCCGGAGCTTTGATGAGCCGCTGTGGAAGCTGCTCGGCGGAAATGCCTCCTCGACCAAGGCTTACGCTGGGGGAATTGACTTAAATTTCTCGGAAGAGAAGCTGCTCAGAAACGTCCAGGGCTATTTGGACAAAGGATTTCATGCGGTCAAGATCAAGCTTGGTCAAGAGCGGCTTGCCGAGGACATTGAACGCGTAGCGGCAGTCCGGGAGCTGATCGGACCTGAATGCGTATTCATGGTGGATGCGAACATGAAATGGACCGTTGAGACGGCCGTCAAGGCTGCAAGGCTAATGCAACCCTATAACATCTATTGGCTGGAGGAGCCGACCATTCCGGATGACTATGACGGCTTTCGCCGAATTGGCAGCGAAGGCGGGCTCCCGCTTGCGGCGGGGGAAAATTTTCACACGGTCTATGAATTCGTCAATATGATTACCCGCGGACAGATTGATTTCCCGCAGCCGGACGCCTCCAATATCGGCGGAATTACCGGGTGGCTGAAGGTGGCTAACCTCGCCTATGCCTATAACCTGCCAGTGTGTACCCATGGCATGCAGGAGCTTCATGTCAGTCTGATGGCTGCGATGCCAAATGCCTCGTATCTGGAGGTTCACAGCTTTCCGATTGATCAATATACGAAGCGGCCGCTGGTCATTCGTGACGGGCGGGCGATCGCGCCGGATAAGCCTGGTACGGGCGTCGAATTTGACTGGGAATTGCTAAAGCCTTATCAGGAGACATTCTAA
- a CDS encoding IclR family transcriptional regulator translates to MMDGNKTNSTLERALFLLEQLALNKGGAGIGELAEATQLPKSTTHRILETLMKAGFVMQEPSTEKYFVGLKSIEIGMAGLHNIDLVEAAIPHLQDLATQTGQTAFLAVYNEGEVIYIYKVDGSASVIMNAILGSRNPVHCTGLGKAIMAYFSLETVDNIVSDKGLRQYTPTTITDRQQFLEELSRIRQSGISVNREEYDDGLSSIAGPVFNYTGKVIAAISVAGPTARIFDKQEQLEALVKEKSSLISKRLGFVPAMRSVYLS, encoded by the coding sequence ATGATGGACGGGAATAAAACGAACTCCACATTAGAACGCGCATTATTTCTTCTGGAGCAGCTTGCCCTGAACAAGGGCGGCGCTGGAATTGGTGAGCTGGCCGAGGCGACACAGCTTCCTAAGAGCACTACCCATCGTATATTGGAGACGTTAATGAAAGCAGGCTTCGTTATGCAGGAGCCGTCCACGGAGAAGTATTTTGTCGGGTTGAAGTCGATTGAAATTGGAATGGCCGGACTGCATAATATTGACCTGGTGGAGGCCGCAATTCCCCATTTGCAGGATCTTGCAACCCAGACCGGCCAAACCGCCTTCCTGGCTGTATATAACGAGGGTGAAGTCATCTACATTTATAAGGTGGATGGCAGCGCATCCGTCATTATGAATGCCATTCTCGGCTCCAGAAATCCGGTGCACTGCACGGGTCTGGGGAAAGCCATTATGGCTTACTTCTCGCTGGAGACGGTCGATAACATCGTCAGTGACAAAGGACTGCGTCAATACACACCAACGACGATTACCGATCGTCAGCAATTCCTGGAGGAACTCAGCCGAATTCGTCAGAGCGGCATCTCGGTGAACCGGGAGGAATATGATGATGGCCTTAGCTCCATTGCTGGCCCGGTGTTCAACTATACCGGCAAGGTCATCGCGGCAATCAGCGTTGCAGGCCCAACGGCCAGAATTTTTGACAAGCAGGAGCAGCTCGAGGCGCTCGTCAAGGAGAAGTCCTCGCTCATTTCCAAACGGCTCGGCTTCGTCCCGGCTATGCGCTCCGTATACCTCTCCTGA